In a single window of the Gadus chalcogrammus isolate NIFS_2021 chromosome 20, NIFS_Gcha_1.0, whole genome shotgun sequence genome:
- the LOC130373884 gene encoding otospiralin-like isoform X2: MRSHHLTSLMFFLLCVCMAIAEEPDEGQVHSAMPYWNLWSSDFFGWVEELRAQGAYDQLNDLARTFWSHFSTANQLGYGRPGADPQPEE, from the exons ATGCGCTCACACCATTTGACTTCATTGATGTTTTTCCTTCTATGCGTATGCATGGCCATCGCAG AGGAGCCAGACGAAGGCCAGGTGCATTCCGCCATGCCCTACTGGAACCTGTGGTCCTCAGACTTCTTCGGCTGGGTGGAGGAGCTCCGTGCTCAGGGTGCCTACGACCAGCTTAACGACCTGGCCAGAACCTTCTGGTCCCACTTCTCCACGGCCAACCAGCTGGGCTACGGCAGACCTGGCGCCGATCCTCAGCCTGAAGAATGA
- the LOC130373886 gene encoding UDP-glucuronic acid decarboxylase 1 isoform X2, with protein MNRIVWVISGINRRMMKLLVALALIAYIASVWGTYTNMRSIQELSEMKIEQRIDEAVAPLREKIHDLELSFTQKYPPVKFLSEKDRKRILITGGAGFVGSHLTDKLMMDGHEVTVVDNFFTGRKRNVEHWIGHENFELINHDVVEPLYIEVDQIYHLASPASPPNYMYNPIKTLKTNTIGTLNMLGLAKRVGARLLLASTSEVYGDPEVHPQNEEYWGHVNPIGPRACYDEGKRVAETMCYAYMKQEGVEVRVARIFNTFGSRMHMNDGRVVSNFILQALQGEPLTVYGSGLQTRAFQYVSDLVNGLVLLMNSNISSPVNLGNPEEHTILEFAQLIKSLVERVSTVSHSQIQFLPEAQDDPQRRRPDIRKAKMMLGWEPVVPLEEGLNKTIQYFSRELEHQANNQYIPKPKAARMKKGRPRHN; from the exons CTGTCTGGGGAACGTATACGAACATGAG ATCGATACAGGAACTCAGCGAGATGAAGATTGAGCAAAGAATAGATGAA GCTGTAGCTCCCCTCAGAGAGAAGATTCATGACCTTGAGCTTAG TTTTACCCAGAAATATCCTCCTGTCAAATTCCTCTCAGAAAAGGATCGGAAGAGGATTTTG ATCACGGGCGGCGCGGGCTTCGTGGGCTCCCACCTCACTGATAAGCTGATGATGGACGGCCACGAGGTGACCGTGGTGGACAACTTCTTCACGGGCAGGAAGAGGAACGTGGAGCACTGGATCGGCCACGAGAACTTTGAGCTCATCAACCACGACGTGGTGGAGCCTCTGTACATCGAAG TGGATCAGATCTACCACCTGGCATCTCCAGCCTCTCCGCCAAACTACATGTACAACCCCATCAAGACCTTGAAGACCAACACCATAGGAACTCTCAACATGCTTG GGCTGGCGAAGCGCGTGGGAGCGAGGCTCTTGCTGGCCTCCACGTCCGAGGTGTATGGAG ACCCGGAGGTCCACCCCCAGAACGAGGAGTACTGGGGGCACGTCAACCCCATCGGGCCCCGGGCGTGCTACGACGAGGGCAAGCGGGTGGCAGAGACCATGTGCTACGCCTACATGAAACAG gaaggtgtggaggtgagggtggCCCGGATCTTCAACACGTTTGGCTCCAGGATGCACATGAACGACGGCCGAGTCGTCAGCAATTTCATCCTGCAAGCGCTTCAGGGAGAACCGCTCACG GTGTATGGTTCAGGACTGCAGACCAGAGCCTTCCAGTATGTAAG TGACCTGGTGAATGGCCTGGTGCTCCTGATGAACAGTAACATCAGCAGTCCAGTCAACctg GGAAACCCAGAGGAGCACACCATCCTGGAGTTTGCCCAGCTAATCAAGAGCCTTGTGG AACGTGTGTCCACAGTGAGCCACAGTCAGATCCAGTTCCTTCCTGAGGCCCAGGATGACCCCCAGAGACGCCGGCCAGACATCCGCAAAGCTAAGATGATGCTGGGTTGGGAGCCCGTG GTACCGTTGGAGGAGGGATTGAATAAAACCATCCAGTACTTCAGCAGAGAGCTGGAGCACCAGGCCAACAACCAGTACATCCCCAAGCCCAAGGCGGCGCGGATGAAGAAGGGACGCCCCAGACATAACTGA
- the LOC130373886 gene encoding UDP-glucuronic acid decarboxylase 1 isoform X1, with translation MNRIVWVISGINRRMMKLLVALALIAYIASVWGTYTNMRSIQELSEMKIEQRIDEAVAPLREKIHDLELSFTQKYPPVKFLSEKDRKRILITGGAGFVGSHLTDKLMMDGHEVTVVDNFFTGRKRNVEHWIGHENFELINHDVVEPLYIEVDQIYHLASPASPPNYMYNPIKTLKTNTIGTLNMLGLAKRVGARLLLASTSEVYGDPEVHPQNEEYWGHVNPIGPRACYDEGKRVAETMCYAYMKQEGVEVRVARIFNTFGSRMHMNDGRVVSNFILQALQGEPLTVYGSGLQTRAFQYVSDLVNGLVLLMNSNISSPVNLGNPEEHTILEFAQLIKSLVVSHSQIQFLPEAQDDPQRRRPDIRKAKMMLGWEPVVPLEEGLNKTIQYFSRELEHQANNQYIPKPKAARMKKGRPRHN, from the exons CTGTCTGGGGAACGTATACGAACATGAG ATCGATACAGGAACTCAGCGAGATGAAGATTGAGCAAAGAATAGATGAA GCTGTAGCTCCCCTCAGAGAGAAGATTCATGACCTTGAGCTTAG TTTTACCCAGAAATATCCTCCTGTCAAATTCCTCTCAGAAAAGGATCGGAAGAGGATTTTG ATCACGGGCGGCGCGGGCTTCGTGGGCTCCCACCTCACTGATAAGCTGATGATGGACGGCCACGAGGTGACCGTGGTGGACAACTTCTTCACGGGCAGGAAGAGGAACGTGGAGCACTGGATCGGCCACGAGAACTTTGAGCTCATCAACCACGACGTGGTGGAGCCTCTGTACATCGAAG TGGATCAGATCTACCACCTGGCATCTCCAGCCTCTCCGCCAAACTACATGTACAACCCCATCAAGACCTTGAAGACCAACACCATAGGAACTCTCAACATGCTTG GGCTGGCGAAGCGCGTGGGAGCGAGGCTCTTGCTGGCCTCCACGTCCGAGGTGTATGGAG ACCCGGAGGTCCACCCCCAGAACGAGGAGTACTGGGGGCACGTCAACCCCATCGGGCCCCGGGCGTGCTACGACGAGGGCAAGCGGGTGGCAGAGACCATGTGCTACGCCTACATGAAACAG gaaggtgtggaggtgagggtggCCCGGATCTTCAACACGTTTGGCTCCAGGATGCACATGAACGACGGCCGAGTCGTCAGCAATTTCATCCTGCAAGCGCTTCAGGGAGAACCGCTCACG GTGTATGGTTCAGGACTGCAGACCAGAGCCTTCCAGTATGTAAG TGACCTGGTGAATGGCCTGGTGCTCCTGATGAACAGTAACATCAGCAGTCCAGTCAACctg GGAAACCCAGAGGAGCACACCATCCTGGAGTTTGCCCAGCTAATCAAGAGCCTTGTGG TGAGCCACAGTCAGATCCAGTTCCTTCCTGAGGCCCAGGATGACCCCCAGAGACGCCGGCCAGACATCCGCAAAGCTAAGATGATGCTGGGTTGGGAGCCCGTG GTACCGTTGGAGGAGGGATTGAATAAAACCATCCAGTACTTCAGCAGAGAGCTGGAGCACCAGGCCAACAACCAGTACATCCCCAAGCCCAAGGCGGCGCGGATGAAGAAGGGACGCCCCAGACATAACTGA
- the LOC130373885 gene encoding augurin-A-like — MASLRFHLASVMALAVLTTLLSLRAVSGAPSKSAVAISPSKAQEFLAKLNRPKRNVWDRSRPDVQQWIQQFMYMGFDEQRLETDLAYWLDQSRATDQGRQHHHDENSPHANGDPGNYRHGANVNYDYY, encoded by the exons ATGGCTAGTCTGAGGTTTCACCTGGCCAGCGTTATGGCACTCGCTGTATTGACGACACTGCTGAGCCTCAGAG CTGTCAGCGGTGCTCCCTCCAAGTCCGCTGTCGCCATCAGTCCTTCGAAGGCACAAGAGTTCCTGGCTAAGCTGAACCGGCCCAAAAGAAACGTCTGGGATCGCAGCCGCCCAGACGTACAGCAGTGGATTCAGCAGTTCATGTACATGGGCTTTGATGAGCAG aggcTGGAAACCGACTTGGCGTACTGGTTGGACCAGTCACGAGCAACGGATCAAGGTCGTCAGCACCATCACGATGAGAACTCCCCGCATGCCAACGGCGACCCGGGCAATTATAGACACGGCGCCAATGTAAACTACGACTACTActaa
- the LOC130373884 gene encoding otospiralin-like isoform X1 → MCSLFQCLFFDTMRSHHLTSLMFFLLCVCMAIAEEPDEGQVHSAMPYWNLWSSDFFGWVEELRAQGAYDQLNDLARTFWSHFSTANQLGYGRPGADPQPEE, encoded by the exons atgtgctctttgtttcagtgtttgttttttgacaCCATGCGCTCACACCATTTGACTTCATTGATGTTTTTCCTTCTATGCGTATGCATGGCCATCGCAG AGGAGCCAGACGAAGGCCAGGTGCATTCCGCCATGCCCTACTGGAACCTGTGGTCCTCAGACTTCTTCGGCTGGGTGGAGGAGCTCCGTGCTCAGGGTGCCTACGACCAGCTTAACGACCTGGCCAGAACCTTCTGGTCCCACTTCTCCACGGCCAACCAGCTGGGCTACGGCAGACCTGGCGCCGATCCTCAGCCTGAAGAATGA